The bacterium DNA window TTTTGATGGAAGTAAATTTTCTGGCTGGCAGAAACAGAAAAATAAAAGAAGTGTCCAGGAAACATTAGAAAATACATTAGAAAAAATAACAAATGAGAAAATAAAAGTAATTGGATGTGGAAGAACTGATAGCAAAGTCCATTCTATAAATTATGTTGCAAATTTTAAAACAAATTCAAAAATACCATCGGAAAATCTTAAAAAAGCAATTAATTCTTTTCTTTCACCAGAAGTTTATATAAAGAAAGTAAAAGATATACCTTTAAGTTTTCATTCAAGATATGATGCTTTAAGGAAATCATATATATATCTAATTTCCCTTTCAAAGTGCCCATTTTTAAATAATTATGCACTTTTTTTTGAGAGAGAAATTGATATAGAAAAAATAATTGAAGGGAAAGAATATATAATTGGTAAACATGATTTTTCTGCTTTTAAAGGTGAAGGTAGTAATAATAAAAATCCTGTAAGAGAAATTTTTAAAATTGATATTAAAAAGAAAAGGTTTTTTCTTGATAGAGATGTTAAACTGATTGAAATTGAAATAGAAGGGGATGGTTTTTTATATAAAATGGTAAGAAATATAGTTGGAACTTTAATATATACAGGAATTGGTAAAATCCAACCGTCTGATATAAAAAAAATAATTGAAGGTAAGAACAGAAAGTTTGCAGGTCCAACTGCTTGTGCATCTGGACTTTATTTGAAAAAGGTTGTCTATCCCAAAATAATAAATTCACCCTTGTCCTCGTTAAAGGGGAAAAATAAAAAAATAAATGAATATAAAAGATGAATTTAAAAATTTTTTATCTGAGCGAGTAAAAGAAAATACTTTATTAAGTCAATTCACAAGTTTCAAAACAGGTGGAATTGCAAGAATCATTGTATTTCCTGAAAATAAAGAAGAAATTAAAAAAATTTTTCATTTATCTGAAAAATATCAAAAAGACATACTGATTTTGGGAAAAGGAACAAATATTTTAATAAGCGATTATGGATTTGATGGGGTTATAATTTCAACTTTACTTTTAAAAAAAATCACAAAAAAGGAAAATTTTATTATATCTGAAAGTGGTGTTTTAATCTCTTCGCTTCTGAATTTTTGTCTGAAAAATAATTCAGGAGGTATTGAATTTCTATCAGGCATTCCAGGAACAATAGGAGGTGCCCTTATAACAAATGCTGGACTGAAAAAAGAGTGGATTGGAGAAAAGGTTGAATGGGTTGAGATCTACGATAAAAAAAAGAAGGACTTTGAAATATTGAAAAGGGAAGAAATAAAATTTTCATATAGAGATAGTAATTTAAAAAATATGTTTATTATAAATGCTTGTTTAAGAACTGAAAAAAAGAGAAAAGAAGAAATTAAAAATAAAATACAAAATTATATGAAGGAAAGAATAGAAAAACAACCATTAAGAGAAAATTCAGCAGGTAGTGTATTTAAAAATCCAGAGAATTTTTATGCAGGTGAACTTATTGAAAAATGTGGTCTTAAAGGATATTGTATTGGAGATGCCTGTATTTCTGAAAGACATGCAAATTTTATAATAAATAAAGGAAAAGCAAAATCATCTGATATTTATAACCTGATAAAAATTATTCAGAACAAAGTAAAAGAAAAATTTAGAGTAGAACTTGAACTAGAAATAAAGATAATAGGGAAATTTTGATATGGAACTTTTTAAAAAATGTGAAAAATTTGTATCAGAAAAAGGGATTATAGAAAATAGAGATAAAATTCTTGTTTCTGTTTCTGGAGGTCCTGATTCAATCTTTTTACTTTATTTTCTTTTATATTTGAGAAATAAATATAACTTTTCTTTGTTTGTCTCTTATATTCACCACCATTTGAGAAAACAGGCAGATAAAGAATTTATGTATGTAAAGGAAATATCAAAAAAATATGGAATCCCGTTTTATTATAGAAATATTAAGATTGAAGGAAAAACAGGAATTGAAGAAAAAAGCAGAGAAAAAAGGTATAAGGCACTT harbors:
- the truA gene encoding tRNA pseudouridine(38-40) synthase TruA, encoding MRNIKLVFSFDGSKFSGWQKQKNKRSVQETLENTLEKITNEKIKVIGCGRTDSKVHSINYVANFKTNSKIPSENLKKAINSFLSPEVYIKKVKDIPLSFHSRYDALRKSYIYLISLSKCPFLNNYALFFEREIDIEKIIEGKEYIIGKHDFSAFKGEGSNNKNPVREIFKIDIKKKRFFLDRDVKLIEIEIEGDGFLYKMVRNIVGTLIYTGIGKIQPSDIKKIIEGKNRKFAGPTACASGLYLKKVVYPKIINSPLSSLKGKNKKINEYKR
- the murB gene encoding UDP-N-acetylmuramate dehydrogenase — its product is MNIKDEFKNFLSERVKENTLLSQFTSFKTGGIARIIVFPENKEEIKKIFHLSEKYQKDILILGKGTNILISDYGFDGVIISTLLLKKITKKENFIISESGVLISSLLNFCLKNNSGGIEFLSGIPGTIGGALITNAGLKKEWIGEKVEWVEIYDKKKKDFEILKREEIKFSYRDSNLKNMFIINACLRTEKKRKEEIKNKIQNYMKERIEKQPLRENSAGSVFKNPENFYAGELIEKCGLKGYCIGDACISERHANFIINKGKAKSSDIYNLIKIIQNKVKEKFRVELELEIKIIGKF